A region of Rhodamnia argentea isolate NSW1041297 chromosome 9, ASM2092103v1, whole genome shotgun sequence DNA encodes the following proteins:
- the LOC115755555 gene encoding ribosomal protein S2, mitochondrial-like isoform X2: MTLHSIVIQKLLSTNAHLGRRVATHHFKLFTYGSRNGMTIIDSDKTLICLRNACDFIASLIRQKGRFMFINTNPLFDEIVEQMTRRIGCYSPSSNALWRTGGFLTNSCSPKRFRSRNKKICFGPPQPPDCLVVMDTERKSSAIQEAEKLQIPVVALVDSSMPWECFKKITYPIPANDSVQFVYLFCNMITKTFLLEQKKLAAVKDRFGIASASASASIPRSQAREEVPRIEESKSESDSGTEFAKIQVPIIPYERLAPFPEDVAETKKILDKLVVLKLNGALGTKIGFDGPNADLLSKSAME, translated from the exons ATGACGCTACACTCGATCGTCATCCAGAAGCTCCTGAGCACGAACGCCCACCTGGGCCGCCGCGTCGCCACCCACCACTTCAAGCTCTTCACCTACGGCAGCCGCAACGGCATGACCATCATCGACTCGGACAAGACCCTCATCTGCCTCCGCAACGCCTGCGACTTCATCGCCTCCCTCATCCGCCAGAAGGGCCGCTTCATGTTCATCAACACCAACCCGCTCTTCGACGAGATCGTCGAGCAGATGACGCGGAGGATTGGCTGCTACTCCCCCAGCAGCAACGCCCTGTGGCGGACCGGCGGGTTCCTCACCAACAGCTGCAGCCCCAAGAGGTTCAGGTCGCGGAACAAGAAGATCTGCTTCGGGCCGCCGCAGCCGCCGGACTGCCTCGTGGTGATGGACACCGAGCGGAAGTCGTCCGCAATCCAGGAGGCCGAGAAGCTGCAGATCCCGGTGGTGGCGCTGGTGGACTCGAGTATGCCGTGGGAGTGTTTCAAGAAGATCACGTACCCGATTCCGGCGAACGACTCGGTGCAGTTTGTGTACCTCTTCTGTAATATGATCACCAAGACTTTCCTGCTAGAGCAGAAGAAGCTCGCTGCTGTGAAGGACCGGTTTGGTATCGCCTCTGCGTCTGCGTCTGCCTCTATCCCAAGGAGTCAAGCTCG GGAGGAGGTGCCACGCATTGAGGAGAGCAAGAGCGAGAGTGATAGTGGGACTGAGTTTGCAAAGATTCAAGTGCCTATAATTCCCTATGAAAGATTAGCTCCTTTTCCTGAAG ATGTTGCTGAAACTAAGAAGATTTTGGACAAACTTGTTGTCCTGAAGTTAAATGGAGCTTTGGGAACAAAAATTGGATTTGATGGTCCCAA TGCAGATCTACTATCGAAATCAGCAATGGAATGA
- the LOC115755555 gene encoding UTP--glucose-1-phosphate uridylyltransferase-like isoform X1, whose amino-acid sequence MTLHSIVIQKLLSTNAHLGRRVATHHFKLFTYGSRNGMTIIDSDKTLICLRNACDFIASLIRQKGRFMFINTNPLFDEIVEQMTRRIGCYSPSSNALWRTGGFLTNSCSPKRFRSRNKKICFGPPQPPDCLVVMDTERKSSAIQEAEKLQIPVVALVDSSMPWECFKKITYPIPANDSVQFVYLFCNMITKTFLLEQKKLAAVKDRFGIASASASASIPRSQAREEVPRIEESKSESDSGTEFAKIQVPIIPYERLAPFPEDVAETKKILDKLVVLKLNGALGTKIGFDGPKSTIEISNGMTILGLTATQIEHLNSKYGCNVPLVLMNSSRTHDATLEVWGKYSQSNIDFHAFELNQDSQLKSSGEQSSNNELAYANQGAVIVSLMRSGTLDVLLSQGKEYILVVDSDNTGAIIDPMILNHLIQNKVECCMEVRPTASIDVNGNFVNFEERKFQLREIAQKPSERFSEKFKLVDTKNMWINLNAIQRLVDTDALKWEVDAGSSLMRETATSSIIRFFEHAIGISIPSSHYFPLNATSDLLLLQSDLYAASNGVLIRNAARTNPKDPSIELGPEFDKLGNFASRFESIPSVVELDSLKVTGDVWFGNGIKLKGNVSIVAKPGTRIEIPDGVVLDNKLINGPEDV is encoded by the exons ATGACGCTACACTCGATCGTCATCCAGAAGCTCCTGAGCACGAACGCCCACCTGGGCCGCCGCGTCGCCACCCACCACTTCAAGCTCTTCACCTACGGCAGCCGCAACGGCATGACCATCATCGACTCGGACAAGACCCTCATCTGCCTCCGCAACGCCTGCGACTTCATCGCCTCCCTCATCCGCCAGAAGGGCCGCTTCATGTTCATCAACACCAACCCGCTCTTCGACGAGATCGTCGAGCAGATGACGCGGAGGATTGGCTGCTACTCCCCCAGCAGCAACGCCCTGTGGCGGACCGGCGGGTTCCTCACCAACAGCTGCAGCCCCAAGAGGTTCAGGTCGCGGAACAAGAAGATCTGCTTCGGGCCGCCGCAGCCGCCGGACTGCCTCGTGGTGATGGACACCGAGCGGAAGTCGTCCGCAATCCAGGAGGCCGAGAAGCTGCAGATCCCGGTGGTGGCGCTGGTGGACTCGAGTATGCCGTGGGAGTGTTTCAAGAAGATCACGTACCCGATTCCGGCGAACGACTCGGTGCAGTTTGTGTACCTCTTCTGTAATATGATCACCAAGACTTTCCTGCTAGAGCAGAAGAAGCTCGCTGCTGTGAAGGACCGGTTTGGTATCGCCTCTGCGTCTGCGTCTGCCTCTATCCCAAGGAGTCAAGCTCG GGAGGAGGTGCCACGCATTGAGGAGAGCAAGAGCGAGAGTGATAGTGGGACTGAGTTTGCAAAGATTCAAGTGCCTATAATTCCCTATGAAAGATTAGCTCCTTTTCCTGAAG ATGTTGCTGAAACTAAGAAGATTTTGGACAAACTTGTTGTCCTGAAGTTAAATGGAGCTTTGGGAACAAAAATTGGATTTGATGGTCCCAA ATCTACTATCGAAATCAGCAATGGAATGACAATTCTGGGCTTGACAGCTACTCAGATAGAG CATCTCAACTCAAAGTACGGATGCAATGTGCCCCTGGTTCTAATGAATTCATCAAGAACACATGATGCTACCCTTGAG gtttggggtaaatattcCCAGTCAAACATTGATTTTCATGCTTTTGAGCTG AACCAAGACTCACAACTGAAATCATCTGGGGAGCAGAGCAGCAACAATGAATT GGCATATGCTAACCAGGGTGCTGTAATCGTATCTTTGATGAGAAGTGGAACCCTTGATGTGTTACTGTCACAG GGTAAGGAGTATATCCTTGTGGTGGACTCAGATAACACCGGGGCAATCATTGACCCAA TGATACTAAACCACCTAATTCAGAACAAAGTTGAATGTTGTATGGAG GTAAGGCCCACTGCATCCATCGATGTTAATGGGAACTTTGTAAATTTTGAAGAGAGAAAGTTCCAG CTCAGAGAAATTGCTCAGAAGCCTTCTGAAAGA TTCTCAGAGAAGTTCAAATTGGTTGATACAAAAAACAT gtgGATCAATCTGAACGCCATCCAAAGACTTGTGGATACGGATGCACTGAAATGG GAAGTAGATGCTGGTTCATCTCTAATGCGAGAAACAGCGACTAGTTCAATAATACGA TTTTTTGAGCATGCAATTGGTATTTCCATCCCTTCATCCCATTACTTTCCACTGAATGCAACTTCAGATCTACTTCTTCTCCAG TCAGATCTATATGCCGCATCTAATGGAGTTCTAATTAGAAATGCTGCCAGAACTAATCCCAAAGATCCTTCTATCGAGTTAGGACCTGAATTTGATAAG TTGGGTAATTTCGCGAGCCGCTTTGAGTCTATTCCCAGTGTAGTTGAGTTGGATAGCTTGAAAGTCACTGGTGATGTGTGGTTTGGAAATGGCATTAAGCTCAAG GGGAATGTCAGCATTGTTGCAAAACCTGGGACGAGGATTGAAATTCCTGATGGAGTAGTACTTGATAACAAG CTCATAAATGGCCCCGAGGATGTATGA